The Apostichopus japonicus isolate 1M-3 chromosome 20, ASM3797524v1, whole genome shotgun sequence nucleotide sequence ACACCTCCAGAGGAACATACAGTACATCGAAACACAAGGAACATGACACATGTTGGCTACAAATCTTTGAATTCTTAGAGAAAACAATTGGGAAATTGAAGAAGATATAACAGGATAATCATGTTGGAGCAATATTATGAAGTTACCTTTATTCGATGTGGACTTAGTTCATCAGATTCACTAAACCCTGTGAAAAGAATTGAAACAGATATCAAATACTAAGGTTAAGTTTATATACAGTATCTGCTTGTTCTACACACCTTTTTGCAGTCTTGAGCTCGCAGTATTAAGTCAAGCATCTAAACAAATTGATGGTGTCTCAAAGACACAAAGCAAAATAGAAAATATCCACACTGCCAACAAATTTCATATTCTTTCAGTTTTCTGATGATGATTTAGTGGGTATATGGATATGTTAGTCAGTTGGTATTAATATCATTGCTGTTATGGCAACCAttaaatatttttgtatatGAGAATCAATCAGTGTGTACAGGAGAATCAGTCAGTATCAGAATGCAGTGCCAGTAATCATACTAGAGTTATTGGTAATAATCAATATATCAACATACTATATGAATACACTACAGATATTAGTATGCAGGACCATGAACATGAAGCAAAACAAACAGTATATAAAATCAGTCTGTGGACAGACCTTAATGCACATGATGTAAGCATGAAATTCAGTTGCTCAATGcatacatactatatatacattctCTAAGTTACGGTTCTTAGTCTTACCAGTTGGTTGCTCCTCTTGACCAAGCATACGCCTTAACACATCTTCAGATACCTTAATGATAGGAAAAGAATAAGTGAGAGTGAGAAGCGAGTAGAACAAATTTGAAACAGGCTGAACTAAGACAAGAATATGCCATAGTATTAATGTCAAAAGTAACTGAGAAAAGAACACATATTTAAGGTTAATATTGTACAAAATAAGTTTATAATCAGTGACCACTTTGGAAGGGATGTAGCAGATGCAACTATgcagggctggaaaaccttgcgaacctTCCGAACCAGGTTCGTGGGAAATCCGCGATtggctggagaaaaaaaaaatcggggaaaaaaaacgaaaaaaaaaaaaacgggacgaaacttaaaaaaaaacacgaaggagcaaaaaagtacatctgtaaaaacaataaggaaaatttcagaagaaaagtttcagaaacaaaagaaaaatgtccagagagcgtgctcgcaattttagtcacaatagcctataacgagtaatgatgtgtccccaacccactcaCAAAGGGAAATGTCACACGGACACACACGGCCCAGCGcgaaggttgctgtaataaatcagcctcgcggatattgttttgaacaatattgccattccacatttttttatacttatattgtatgttagttagtaaacgctttctttcgtatgaatttgacttcagttcagtgttccctctaatGTGCGcaggattcccttcaactgactcagtaatcccgcaaagaaaacatttgtctgctggatatccccgcatcgttttcttgcattcgcggtaagtttatactcaatgtacaacgtattcacttgactgtaagaaaactctgaaaatcagtagagaaattaccaattgtgtacgaacagtaagttggtacacctttcaaattttacgaaagatccagcaaaacactttcgaaaattcacgcgaaactggcatatcgttctaaatgcaactaacgtcatgtaaacaaggctctagtacacccatttatgaataaacagtaagaccacatctggtgttaagcggggggaaaagaaagtattttctagaatttcaaaaaatactgaaaaaataatatcctaccatagttaagtgcatagcaaatagcctaaccacctcgtcggttacggatctcacgtaactacaaaaacacaactaattgttgttgcgaacttgacgttttctacaagaacatggaaataatattaagcatttagttaatcatgccaaatggcctaaaacatattttattacaaggtttactttcataaagatggctaTAGCTAGTGGGGCCTCGATGTGCtgcgtgtatcatggggaataatCCAtaaaacgtttcttggaaacgtgccaaaaatgttaacaaacaggtgttactgttagacaggggatgagcgcgcAGTTGCTTGGTAAGGTACCTGGAAAAATTCgaagcacatgtacagtaagtagcctaCCGTAGTATATAAGTgggttaaaccgtactgcagttgtaaactgatgtacgtatagtgtgcgctattcattgttaggcagtctataAACGGGGCTGtgccgaacgttgtttgtttcataatatcggaagttctgtaagttaaactttttaaagaatGTAAGGCAGATtaaatcttttttcattttataacataatatagctactctaacttgtcattttcaaattttcatcagcttcgtTACAATTTATATTAATCGGAAATCGgaagtgtgttcgcgggaaattgaacaaggttttccaacactgcaaCTATGGTAAGTAGCTGCCTAGAAGAGAGGCAGTGGAGGATACATTGTTATCGAATGGAATGGGAGAGGAACCCTGGATTCAGAGGAATGCTTCTAGGGATCTGAGGGGAAGAATCCCTGGAGGCTGCAGTTTCAGCATTTTATCCTTTGTTTTAGCATTTTTTGCTGGTAAAGGTACTTACTACCTGACCAATCATCCTGGAAGGTATAAGTTCATTTTATGTCTGGCAACAAACCATTCGGATGGCCGTTTCTGTGGGACTATGGATCAGCCCAGGGCTAGATTTGATGACATTTGCTTCGAAATTTATGTGAGCCTTGTACTGTATTGCCACTTTGGTCAATAATTGAAGAAGCTGGTATTCAAGCATGCCACTATCAAATGTTTGTGGAAAACATTGTTCATACTTCTGTCTGCGAATTGTACAGTATCAAATATGTTTTCGCCCACGACCAGCTGGTGCACATTGTTCATGAAGTAAAATATTGACTTCAAGAACATCACTTGTCCTACACTAGTAAACAGGCAGTAGTATTACTGGCACTACAAGACTAGGCGTTTGTAATACGTTTGaaatagtagtactagtattacTTTTAGTAACTAGAACTAATGTActactagtacagtagtagtatacAGTAGGCCTGGCGGCTATAAATTTACTTGTGCTACGCTAGGCCCTAGGCCTATGTATGAGTATGACTGATACTTATAGTGAAAGACTATAATTTTCATCTTAGTCCAGCTGGAGGGTAGTTAACCAACGTTTGGCCTAGCCAAACATTATTTGTACCATCATATTATTCGGCATAACGTAGTCCAGGTCTAAGGTTAGGCAGTTCTCAACAAACTGGACTAGCTTAACACAGTAGCACTACTTAACAATACAGTAATACTAGTAGCCTACTAatactaacgttaggctaaccTGGCCTAAGACTAAATTGGCTGCAGTTCACATTACTACTCTAGGCTGTTTCAAGAAAGCCTTACCTTAACCATCCCTGTATCTGGATCCTCCTCCATGGTTATATTCCGGGTTGTGCTTCCTCCACCGCCCATGttagtttaataattttgttcCTCAAAGTTGAAATTAGCTAGAAGCCCACCTAACACGAATTGCAGCATGAAGGCTAATGACGTTTGGGGTAGTTTTGCGAAAGTGGTAGCACAGCACTGTTTGTAAACTTGCTGAACCACAGCATCTCTTCAATCGCTGGACACATTGTAAGTGCTGTATTTGCAGCAATGACCAGAATTTAAAGATCTCTAGCGATCAGCCTCTCCCaacatttcacaaaaaaattctaTACATATTGTTCAAGTTAAAAGTTTTTGACTATCCATCCCTACCACACATATTGATAGATTCCTAGACTGTTGTAACCTCAATGGTAATGTACCATCCAGATTTGATGTGAGTGACAGCAAATTTTGTTCTTCCAATGATAAGAGATAGAAAGTACCTATGTAAAAGACTGTGTTTAATGTCAGAAGTATAGCAGATAATCTATAAAGCATAAAGATAAATGGAATCATTGAAAGTTGCATCTAGTTGTCATCATGGTTGAAATTTGATTATCTTTTGCCATCTAAATGTATCCATTCCATTTTAACAAGCCATaacctccctccacccccccccccccaacacctcCTCCTTCTCCCATGAGAGAATACATTTTTGATGCATTACAAAAGATAATGAGAGAACAATGGCTGTAAAGCTAAGCAAGTAAAATGACTTCTGAGGTTAAAAAAGCCATTAGTTAATTATATTCGTATCTCAGAAGAGAAATTGTAAATAAACACAGGTGTTCTAGGAACTGGTGTAATGCTGGTTGCTCTAGAGCAGATTACAAGTTCATGTCATTAACatataaaatgttaatattttaaatagGTTTCTGACCCCTAGATTGTTCACAGACATCAGTGAAAGttaaattaatcaaaatttCTTTATCTTGCTGAGGAAAATGTTTCAAGTGTGAGAGCAAACCGCTTGGATGAATGagtgacaaagaaatatctTCATATTACATATTTGGGGGTTATGAAGAATACCGTTAAAACCTCACTGGCATACTAGAGGGATTAAGTGGCGAGAAACAACAGAAGCAATTGTATTGTGCATGTTCATTGTATTGCCCTTGTTACTTTACAGTACTGCGATCATCTTTTACAGTGAACGATTGAAGACTATcattacaaaaatatttgcaaactgATGAAATACAAGATATAAAAATGAATGTGACATTTTCCTCAAcaaaatgttggcaatatattgaaatttcagtgttttttttctcaatttttgaCACATGGAAGTATTTACTTTACATATGCCAGctttaaaacttttaatttcaCAAAAGGGAGGATAACATAAAACCAAAAAGGTAGGAAGAGAGGGACTAAAGGTAATCACTTTAGGGGTTTGTGAAAAGGGGGCCTAGCAGTAAGGCATACTAATACCACAAACAAAGAATGTTACAGTCACAGTGTACCAAAATCTTTGATTTGGGAGGTAGTGAGATATGGTGAAGAGGTTTGGAGACAAGTCTAACCAAGATATAAAGACTTTATGCTCCCTTAAGACCTTGGTGGATATTCTAAAAGTGAATGAAGCATATATAAAACTgtgctaaatatatatacaagccAAAACTTAATGACCATGATTGGTTGAGAAATCTGGCAATTTTTTTGGCTACCAGGTGGaacttatttttgtttattctggtaatgtaaaagaaagagaaagaatatgAAAGCATTGAGTATTATCCtttaaagaaagaaactttttgcAAGGTCTACATAAATCATGGGTAAATGGGAAACGATTCCACGGCCAGACCTTCGATGGAGACTTCGTCTGTGCCCCGTCGAATTCGGAAGTAGCCATTTTCTCCCCAGCTCTCGCCCCAGCTGTTCTTGACACTCCAAAATTTTTCACCGGTCTCGCCATCTTGACCGTAGCCGACGAGGAGCACTGCGTGATTGGTCAACTGGAAAGGATCAAACTTGCCCAGGTTTCCGCCGAGTCCTGTGTGATGGTAAATGCCACCGGAGTATGAAAGGAAGTCTTCGAGAACTTCAAATGATACAGACATCGGACCATTCTTGACCAGTTGTACTTTCATGAGATCCTCGTTGCAGGCACCGTAGTAACCGCCGACATACTGGTAATTTGTGGCATAGTAACGCTTGCATGACGTCGTGTTCTTGCAGGAGGAATCTTTGCCTTGATATGTGTAGCAGGATTCTTCTACCACACCAAAATCTTCGGCATATTTACCAGCGATCAAGTAAGGAAAGCCGCCTTCGCAACCTTTGGGTAGAAAAACGTAATGATATTTAACACTTCAGGCACTGCAGGAGTGATTTCAAACCGTCTCAATTTGTTTTGGCTATAAATGGAATTTGAGCCTGTGAGGTAACAAATGCCAATCCTCTGTCAACTTATCTGTTAGGGTTAAACACAATCACTGATGTGTGTCTTGCGAATCACAGTAAGCTGGGTACAGTGGAAGTAAGAGGCACACTCCCCCTTTCATTTGATACAACTCAGAAAGCAATAGGATGGTATTTCAAAAACGAAATAGTCTCTCTAAAGGGATATTCAAGTGAACAGAAATAAACATCCCAAAAAATTAGTGTAGTTTCTGATTTTTAGTACCTTGATATTGAATTCTATTGCCCAGATAACAATTTTTAATGCTaggaaaatatgaaagtttcTGGCGACACCAGAGTGACATCATCATTGGAAATTTGGGTGAGGTGGAAGGGAggggcggggtggggtgggagtaAATGTCATTTTTCTTCATCGCTAATGTACAAGTATACCAATAATCTACAAAGAAAAATCATTCTCGAAGAGCACTTTGCATTTAATAAGGCTTGAAATTGGGAGTACACTGACAGCTTAACAAATATTCCAGTTGTTTGACAAATAGTAGATATTGAACAAGATGATTACAAAAGGAAAGCAAAGCTCTTCAAGGAGCATGTGTTGGGCATCACCAAATGCCTAGATTAATCCATTTCCTAGAGAAACAAAAGATTCATCTGACAAAGATAAATCACCTTCAAAAAATCATATCTAGAATAAGGAAAAAGCCATATTAATATGCTCTTCAATTATCAATCTCCATTTGATTTTGTCtccattgtacagtacatgttatcTTGTGTGTCAATCAAAAAAATAACCCTTGAAGTCATGACATGTAAAAACACACAACTATGGACTTTTCTTACCTTGAGCATATTCACTACAGGATACAATCTCTTGTGGAGAAAACACAGGCTTGAAAGTGTTATTGGAAGCTACTCTAAAACGGGCTGCAAGCATACCCATGGACGAGAAGGAATAACAACTACCACAGGATTCCTGATTCCGTACTGGTGGTAGAAAGTTCTGGCCATCGACATCACGCCAGTCAAAAGATTCTGGCATCTGTGCAGCAAGTCTAGAAATCTCGGGTGTTGCTGGTTTTGGTTTAGGCCTGAACGAACAAAGGTATGAATTTCAGGTTATATACAGTATTTTGACAGTAAACAGGTCAACAATTCATTCTCTCTAGTTTTGAGGTGCAAACAAAGACAAGTGCTGTGAAAGCGGGTCGGCAGGGACTGTATTAAGGTTAGGGAAAAACCAGAACCAAAACTCCCTGAGGCTTTACAATTCTATGTCATACATACAGGTATGCCCTGCTGACTACCACTAAATCTTGCAAAATTAGCTGCAATATCTGTAAAACCGACTGGTCACTAACTTAAGTCACTAACAATTATGTTAATGTGTAGTATAATATTACGACCCATTGGAGACAAGCAGAGCTAGACAACTCCATACATGAAGGCTACAGATTATTATAAAcagttttttaattaattattcctGATTTCAATATTTGATTTGGGTTACCTTATGTGTGATAAACACCGCACAGATCTACATAATGTTCAACTTACAAAGGTGCGTATGGCTTTGCTCCTCCAGCTCTCAGTAACATTTGACCCCAGGTCATCTGTTCGTATTCCTTGTACGCTTTTGCAGTCCACGACTTTTGAACGCTATTAATCTGCTGGATGAGGTTGTGATCATTGCGGAATGGTGCATTTACAGACATGTACCTGGAAAGATGAAATACAAATTTGGTAGCCATTACAAGGTTCCATCTGATAGAGAGTTAAAATAAGAGTGTTGGGAGTGTGatggggtgaggggagggggtgaggggaagggagggggtgaTAACGTTGTACTGATGAGATATAATGTTATTGGCTTTACTGTACCTCTACTTGACTgaagcctccccccccccccttattaaTGGTGTGTTCTTATTAAACAGTGGATgtctttctctgaaattgaaacagactagaattttttttttatccttttcaGAATGTAATCACTAGACAATCTGCTCTCCCTTCTCATTCCCTCTCTTTTCCTGAAGAACAAATGCTTAAGTAAAGAGCTTCCCTTTGGAAAATCATTATTTTAACATGACTCAGTCATATTGTAAAGCAAACTTTTGCATCATGTTAAGTTGAACGAGACGCCAAACTTGAATTGCAGAAAGCAAACATTCTAGACCGGTTAAGCCAACAACGAAAGTAAATGTACACATAGATTACGAATAATGGCACAGCATTGACATTTGAACAATTAGAGGTCATGTATGTTTAATACCCTGCTTCCCATGCGTGACTACCAGTTCTTTGTAGGAGTTCACGGcgtattatttttcttcttgaTTGCTTTATGCAGGGACAAATCATTGGCACCAATACTCCTACAATATACAATCAaattagtatatatagtaattaattatattaattaacattaatttttttaatgaattaattCAATAATGGTAACCCCAAAATAGGGTAGTATAGTACTGACAATGTTACTGACCAAGGATAATCATGTCTTGAAATACAGGAGTTGTACTTCCCATATTGTCTGAGATAACCACTTAAATACCATTTTATGTTGAactattttctctcttttctaaAATGAAATATGCTGTGACTCTTTTATCTTTTCTTACGTTTCTTCATAAATGTTTACTGTAATACACCATAAATTTCATTTCCAAGTTGATGTACATACTAACTTTAATAATGCTTGCACTGGGTAGTAAATTCAATATGGGGTAACAGCAGTACCAGACGGGTACAGTACCTGGGTAATCAATGCTAACAATAATGGTATTCCAAtgtaaaaaagtcaataatggATACATAGAGGAAGTCATGTTattcttgaaagaaaatacaatacTATTCAATGAATATATTATTCAGGGACACCCAGATTCCTTTCATAAATGCAATACACAGGGAATTCAAAAACactaaacaaaattaaaaagtaacTGTACAGTTTTATTGCTATGTACAGAGAAGGAAGTAGAATTGAAAGCCATGATACAATGGCTCAGATGACAAATGACAGTGTCCTTGAATCATGTGATTCTCTTAAAGTTGAACCGGCATGAATCTAGATTAGTCAGTTTAATAGCCTAGATGGTTTAATATAAACACAACTACGAGATGATAACGCATTTTCAGATTGATGTAATGTGGTCAGCACTAGTGCACTAAGTACTGTAAATATGTCAAATGTATTGACAAGTATGAACATTTTTTAAACGGTTGGTGGCATTCCAGAGAACTTTATTTAAGGAGTCACTTGATAATTTTTTCATTAATCAGCAATTACTTTTTACCAGTAATTTTCTCAGTGACTCAGATCACTGAATTGTTAAGATATAAGGAAAAACTTACAAAAAGAGTTATGATTGGGTTGAACATTGCAACAATTATACCTCTAATCTGATGAATTCATTCAGTTTTCTtctgtactactgtatgtagtcAGTACAACTCTGACAAATTTCAACTTGTCAAGAAAGgactgtatagtgtacactGTAGCTGGCAATAACTAACTTGTACATTAATTGTATCCTGATTCTCATGTGCAAGGCAATACCAACTTCTGCTATGAACTGTTGTAGACCTACACAAAGTAATGAAGTATGAAATTTCTTTTGTACGCCTTAGGAACAGCAAAGCTGTGCTATTTGTATGCAACTGTAACAGACTTTCAACCCTGTGGTATAATAgaaattttcaaagaaaaaattgagCTGCTATTAAGAAATGAAATGTTGGTACACTGATTtagtagaaagaaaaaaaaagccatTTACCTTGGTTGTTGACTTGCTTTGGCAGTTGccagacctttgaccttttgacctatATAACACCCCCAATCTCTCCCAATGACATTATGAAACATACCAGGGAGGGTTTCCGTGCAAATGCTGGTAACATTTTTACCCGATGTCTTGTATTTTGAATAGGCAAAATACTTCCTACTGTTGATAACGACTTCGAAACCTAACAAAAAAGGAGGAGGAAATATTATAAACTGCAtgaaaaatatagaaaacataTCTCTCCATTTCTATAACACAGCGCTGAATTCATCATTAAATAAACAAGGAAGTTGAGAAAAATGAGGGTCAAGTTATTTCACACAGAACTTGACAAACccaaaactaaataaaaatattatctGGTTTAGCTTTCAGTTTCAGGTTGGGTTTTCatcaataataattaaaataaataccatatattaaagtgctgttatcatgaaataaaacatgctcaagagcactgcacaaagaaccaaaacctggaatataaaattaccaaacataagaaaacctaaaagtaataacaacagcagtaaaagtaaaacatgctcaagagcactgtacaaaagaaccaaaacctggaatataaaaataccaaacttaagaaaacctaaaagtaataacaacagcagtaaaaaTAAAACCTGATATAAGACAGGGTAATAAACcataataaaaaaacataaaaagagcCTGTTAAGTACTCTGTCATAACAACTAAACTCTGTACAAATAGCAAAGTACATGCACTATATAGTCTTCACAAAGAGTTTCAATTCGATTAAAGGGAAGAATTGTAAGAACATTAAAAAGCCaaccaaaaattaaaataaaattgtgcaAGGAAAGttgataatattttgaaatttatgaaTTTATAATTTAGTATTCATAATAAGCATGCAAAATAAAATGGTGTCAAGATGTCTAGATTTCTGCATTGTAATGAATGTACGTAGTTGGGAAGGAAGAGTATATGGCAATTTACAAGCTCACTATAACTGTCTGCCCTTATAGGCTGGTATTGTGCAagtgacagacagacagagtgACTGAACAGTGCAAAAATAAATGAATCCCACATGATGACCTTACAACTACGATACACAGAACACAGATGTACAGTTAATGActaaaagaaaaagacaaactCATATCTGCAGAGTGAACTTCAAGATTGTGGGGCAAAGGTCAggaagaatattaaaatattgacattaaattttatatacactatatatatatatatatatggacagaAGTAACTTAACCAAATGCTACTTATCTACAGTTTATGATAGGAATTGATGCACTGCTTGGCACAAACCTTGATTGTAAATCAAAGTCCAGAAGCCTTCTGCTCCAGTGGTAACATCCACAGCTATGTCTGGATAATTAAGGTCAACTGTCAGATTGAAATAATTAGTAGCTGTAGACAAAAtacaaggaaaaaaaatgaaacaagaattaATTATTACAAGGAGAAACTTTTGTTGATATAAGCTAGGTAAAAAGTATCAAGAACCAACTAGGAACAATACCAAAGGATTCTCCCATTTGATTActtattaaaatgaaactttgaatgaaataataaagaaTTAAATAGAAGTACCCCAATCATCATCAAGATCAAATAATAAGTGAGAAATTTGGATATCAAATACTCACAACTAATGGGATTTACCCCATTAGCCAGATTTTCTAACCAAGCATATTAACATGGATTATTATGGTGTAAACAAGTTTGCTCTAGTCGAAGTCTAACCATTCTCCTATACCCTTGCTCATTAATATAGTTATTTTTTAATCAAATATGTGTAGACAGCAATATCTGTTCCTTTGTTCCAACATGAAAATTCAATCAACTCCAAAACTGTGATGTTTCCGGACGATTTCTTACTGTTAAATGGAAAGGTGCAAGGGTACTAAAcatcaaattttgaattttgtttgtttaggTATTTCGATCTTCTTAGTTATGCCAAACAAGCCAAAATATGGTCTTGTGATATTTAAAACGAAGTTACAAACAAAGTTGAAAAATGCTTGAAGAATAAACAGAGATGAAGTTTAAAAAGTTCTTTTGAGAAAGAGCAGAAATTTCATAACATGAAAAATGGAGAAAGAAGGAATGGCAGTTAATAAAATCTCGATTGTATAAGTTACTCACTGGGattggaacaattaattgttcgATCGCCTCCTGTGTCGCCCATCATGAAAACCCATCTTCCAGCGATGTCATCAAATGTACAATTGGCAGGGGTATCTGCAACCACAGTCGACAGTACCATTAGAGAAGCAAAACAAACTGTTAGAAACATGTTTCTTGACAACTCGTAGAAGTCgaaaatttgaaaggaaaattaTGCAGTTCTTGCGAAGTTGTTGTCTGATTAGTGCAGTAGCTCGGCAGGGGAAGTTATACTTAGAGTTACTCTCTATAAAGGAACTATAGTTATACCTCACGTGAAGGTGCCGAAATGTTACTGACCACAAAATTACATTGATTTATGGCTAGCATCGTAATATGTAATAAGCcagatattatttttttttaaaacagccATCCGGAGCCACTAAATCCATGCCACAAACGAATAgagaagaaatattttaatgcaAACTCGAAGAGTCTGCAATGCATACACACAGATATTTCAGGtgtttcaattgttttctttgcCTTTATTCATAGCTAATTGTAGCATTCCATCGTCCCTAATCACGTTACCAAAACTGGTCACAACATGGTCCCTTGCTGatcataataaaacaaacatgtgACTTTTCGTACGATCACTGTAAACGGGATGTCAAATATTCGATCTTTCCCAACTGGATGATAACTACACACTTAAGAGTACAGTTCGTAACATTGCGGACAACTCTCTCTATGAACTATACACTACCGTTCATATCTCTACATATCTCTGTACATACCGtatggcctaggcctacacaATAATACATCATCCATGTGTTGTTCGAAAACATCAGTGTCAACGTGCCTGGGATATTGTTTTAGCTCCCATGCCAATATTTAATCATACAAAGACAGTACCTAGAGCAGAAAACATCATTACTGTTGTATGCTACACTGTGTTTATTTATTGGTGCGCTGCAAAGCACATGTTAGTTGTCATATGAATAGGGAGTTTGAACGATAGTTGGCCCTGcgtgattttattttattatggcGACTGTTGCAAACGCAAACCATACTGAAGAAGTTCAGAATGAAATCAAAGTTGAAACAGTAGCTGATGACGAAGCTACTAAAGACGAGCAAGATACTGGAGATCAAACGGAGAA carries:
- the LOC139962102 gene encoding dipeptidyl peptidase 1-like, coding for MFLTVCFASLMVLSTVVADTPANCTFDDIAGRWVFMMGDTGGDRTINCSNPTTNYFNLTVDLNYPDIAVDVTTGAEGFWTLIYNQGFEVVINSRKYFAYSKYKTSGKNVTSICTETLPGMFHNVIGRDWGCYIGQKVKGLATAKASQQPRYMSVNAPFRNDHNLIQQINSVQKSWTAKAYKEYEQMTWGQMLLRAGGAKPYAPLPKPKPATPEISRLAAQMPESFDWRDVDGQNFLPPVRNQESCGSCYSFSSMGMLAARFRVASNNTFKPVFSPQEIVSCSEYAQGCEGGFPYLIAGKYAEDFGVVEESCYTYQGKDSSCKNTTSCKRYYATNYQYVGGYYGACNEDLMKVQLVKNGPMSVSFEVLEDFLSYSGGIYHHTGLGGNLGKFDPFQLTNHAVLLVGYGQDGETGEKFWSVKNSWGESWGENGYFRIRRGTDEVSIEGLAVESFPIYP